Proteins from a genomic interval of Halomonas alkaliantarctica:
- a CDS encoding YajG family lipoprotein — MLRRHFLRISGVLLASAWLAGCTSPQYLQLSPERSAQVPQVGSGQQVTVIAQDGRESDIIGNRAGGDMSTAHITVSSHELIPRLQQEAERAVRDMGFSPTTEQAEGRPSLTLELASLNYARGDSGQPLVDEARLEGVLRAIAQNKGTTYTGTYTSRRTQGYALKPDADSNARMLSDLLSDGMNRAFSDPELGRLLAR, encoded by the coding sequence ATGCTTCGGCGTCACTTTTTACGGATTTCAGGTGTACTGCTTGCCAGTGCATGGCTTGCCGGTTGCACCAGCCCGCAATACTTACAGCTCAGCCCTGAACGCAGTGCGCAGGTGCCGCAGGTCGGCTCTGGCCAGCAGGTTACTGTGATTGCCCAGGATGGCCGTGAGAGCGACATTATTGGCAACCGTGCTGGCGGCGACATGTCGACAGCCCACATTACCGTGAGTAGCCATGAGCTTATACCGCGCTTACAGCAAGAAGCTGAGCGCGCAGTACGCGATATGGGCTTTAGCCCCACCACCGAGCAGGCCGAGGGCCGCCCAAGCTTAACGCTGGAGCTTGCCAGTCTGAACTACGCACGCGGTGATAGCGGCCAGCCATTGGTAGACGAAGCGCGACTTGAAGGTGTTTTACGCGCTATCGCTCAAAACAAGGGCACTACCTATACCGGCACATACACCTCGCGCCGTACCCAGGGCTATGCCCTTAAACCCGATGCCGACAGCAACGCGCGAATGTTAAGCGATCTGCTTAGCGATGGTATGAACCGTGCTTTTAGCGATCCGGAATTGGGTCGTTTACTCGCACGTTGA
- a CDS encoding DMT family transporter: protein MENIEMGHKMRAIDYIRLLSLAAIWGASFLFMRIASPAIGPVNTAFFRVFFGLIGLAFIIVIIRKSMAFRGKLGKIMILGAINSGIPFLMYSIAATLLPAGYSAILNATTPLTGALIGFFIFSESLTIKKWLGVTLGIVGITVITTVGDSNIVGNIYIGVTACIIATIGYGFAGFLTRKWITQQGGLDPTLVAFGSQLGATIFLAPFLLWNLSSGPGIDWLQGDVWISLLAVGFVCTSLAYILYFRLIADIGPLRSLTVTFLVPPFAVLWGFLVLDETISSGFLLGSFIVLLSVWLIVSPDSQKTA, encoded by the coding sequence ATGGAAAACATTGAAATGGGGCACAAAATGAGAGCAATAGACTATATACGACTACTGTCGCTAGCAGCTATCTGGGGAGCTAGCTTTCTTTTTATGAGAATCGCCTCACCGGCGATAGGTCCAGTCAACACAGCATTTTTTAGAGTCTTTTTTGGCCTCATTGGTTTGGCTTTTATCATCGTTATCATACGTAAAAGCATGGCGTTCAGAGGTAAGCTAGGCAAAATTATGATTTTGGGTGCCATTAACTCTGGCATCCCATTTCTTATGTACAGCATAGCAGCAACATTACTACCTGCTGGCTATTCAGCGATTCTAAATGCGACAACGCCTTTAACAGGTGCCCTGATTGGCTTTTTTATCTTTAGCGAGAGTTTAACTATAAAAAAATGGCTGGGAGTAACGCTAGGAATTGTCGGTATCACAGTTATTACCACTGTGGGTGATTCAAATATCGTTGGTAACATTTATATTGGCGTTACTGCTTGCATCATAGCCACTATTGGTTACGGCTTTGCGGGGTTTCTTACTAGAAAATGGATAACCCAACAGGGCGGGCTGGATCCAACGTTAGTGGCGTTTGGCAGCCAACTAGGCGCGACCATTTTTCTCGCGCCATTTTTGCTTTGGAACCTTTCATCTGGCCCCGGCATTGATTGGCTTCAAGGTGATGTTTGGATCAGCCTGCTGGCCGTCGGTTTTGTATGCACCTCTCTAGCCTATATTCTGTATTTTAGATTGATCGCTGACATTGGGCCATTACGGTCGCTCACCGTTACATTCTTGGTGCCGCCCTTCGCTGTGTTATGGGGCTTTTTAGTCCTCGATGAAACGATTTCCAGCGGATTCTTACTTGGCTCTTTTATCGTTTTACTTTCCGTTTGGCTAATCGTGAGTCCCGATTCTCAAAAAACAGCCTAG
- a CDS encoding thiopurine S-methyltransferase, giving the protein MSDQWRKRWQEGRIGFHLQQAHPALLRHWKSLGVANRTKVLVPLCGKSLDMRWLADEGHPVLGIEFAPEAIEQFLLQRSTSVSRYRQAGFTISRQGSVELWCGDFFHLHIQQAAEIGAFYDRASLIALPPPTRQRYAFHLAQLVPPGAKGLLISLSHTDGSAGPPYSVPAGEIESLFTPNFTLTFLEEGSPDERGRTESVWALERRGPRL; this is encoded by the coding sequence ATGAGCGATCAATGGCGCAAGCGCTGGCAGGAAGGGCGTATTGGTTTTCACCTGCAGCAGGCGCATCCAGCGTTGCTGCGCCATTGGAAGTCGCTCGGCGTGGCCAATCGCACCAAGGTGTTGGTGCCGCTGTGCGGTAAAAGTCTTGATATGCGCTGGTTGGCGGATGAGGGGCACCCAGTTTTAGGTATAGAGTTTGCCCCAGAGGCCATTGAGCAGTTTTTGCTACAGCGCAGCACATCGGTATCCCGCTACCGTCAGGCAGGGTTTACGATTTCCCGCCAAGGCAGCGTGGAGTTATGGTGCGGTGACTTTTTTCACCTGCATATTCAGCAGGCTGCCGAGATTGGCGCGTTTTATGATCGCGCCTCGCTGATAGCGTTACCGCCACCAACTCGGCAGCGCTATGCGTTTCACCTTGCGCAGTTGGTGCCGCCCGGCGCCAAAGGCCTGTTGATTAGTTTGTCGCATACCGATGGCAGTGCGGGCCCGCCTTATAGCGTTCCCGCTGGCGAGATAGAAAGCCTGTTTACTCCAAATTTCACGCTAACTTTTCTGGAAGAGGGCAGCCCTGATGAGCGCGGCCGAACGGAGAGTGTGTGGGCGCTAGAACGACGCGGGCCGCGCCTCTAG